In Astatotilapia calliptera chromosome 20, fAstCal1.2, whole genome shotgun sequence, one genomic interval encodes:
- the LOC113013908 gene encoding uncharacterized protein LOC113013908 isoform X2, with protein sequence MSDSEQTFLDVAITEVLPELQAVNKNILEEHLQSIGVETSDDLRFVTEADLMTALRPVQARKLLSAWKQKYQTPENSSLSSVEASSTQSLSLLSLSPQSLSSTSSSSPGCDIQWDDNFEIPWSKLPAEVMHFLERGKRPRPKLRRQMVRIVVTEMMEKCPHVGRKHSIDVARKMVAKYPNSLQDLIEGEIVGAGYLSLVKQLQNRIENVRRTSTPKIRKRKHQTDSDHTDEIPLEERAAMQDTYGCIKWNVEFLPLEETPESQQQKMEKLKVMFQQADTNPEEVKSLMKSTYYTQRLHVNQGKSIKCLREEWPFWFDELGMSVHFKELTGIDLKETFTRNLDLKGKRLLDYLTTVAVSKSKVFLQTYARLQRMRGPQSGCSDDVKEMVLLLLSYFEEKEESMLLCVEDTCLADEVQLEQVPLTPTIIVCGQSCYSSRRYMLSVDRHLVSTNISSFISALCLMFGSYYNFNIHYPSELASTLEFLQRCFFSINPEKGTKVENKNSKRRLSVNPRVLTLIQDLADHEWR encoded by the exons ATGAGTGACTCAGAGCAAACCTTCCTAGATGTCGCCATCACGGAAGTCCTACCAGAACTTCAAGCTGTGAACAAAAACATCCTGGAGGAGCACTTGCAGTCCATTGGAGTTGAGACAAGTGATGATCTACGCTTCGTAACGGAGGCAGATTTGATGACAGCATTAAGACCTGTACAAGCAAGAAAGCTTCTTTCTGCTTGGAAACAGAAAT aCCAAACTCCAGAGAACAGCTCGCTATCATCTGTGGAAGCCTCATCAACCCAGTCGCTGTCATTGCTCTCACTTTCACCCCAAAGTCTATCGTCGACCTCTTCCAGCAGCCCAGGATGTGACATACAATGGGATGACAACTTTGAAATTCCATGGAGTAAACTTCCTGCAGAAGTGATGCATTTTCTTGAGAGGGGGAAAAGGCCTCGCCCAAAACTGAGGAGGCAAATGGTCCGGATTGTTGTGACTGAGATGATGGAAAAATGCCCTCATGTAGGTAGAAAACATTCAATTGACGTTGCAAGAAAAATGGTGGCAAAATATCCCAATTCTCTGCAAGATTTAATAGAGGGTGAGATTGTTGGCGCAGGCTACCTTTCACTTGTCAAACAGTTGCAGAACAGAATTGAAAATGTAAGGCGCACTTCAACacccaaaataagaaaaagaaaacatcagacTGACTCAGACCACACAGACGAGATCCCTTTAGAAGAAAGAGCAGCCATGCAGGATACATACGGGTGCATTAAATGGAATGTAGAATTTCTGCCTCTTGAAGAAACTCCAGAGAGCCAACAGCAAAAGATGGAAAAACTCAAGGTGATGTTCCAGCAAGCTGACACCAATCCAGAAGAGGTAAAAAGTCTAATGAAGTCCACTTACTACACACAACGTCTGCATGTCAATCAGGGGAAAAGTATCAAATGCCTTAGGGAGGAGTGGCCGTTTTGGTTTGATGAACTTGGCATGTCTGTCCACTTCAAGGAACTTACTGGGATTGACCTCAAAGAGACATTCACACGTAATTTGGATTTGAAGGGGAAAAGGCTACTGGACTACTTGACCACAGTTGCTGTCAGCAAAAGCAAGGTGTTCCTTCAGACTTATGCAAGGCTTCAGAGGATGCGGGGACCGCAGAGTGGCTGCTCAGATGATGTGAAAGAGATGGTCCTGCTTctgctcagctactttgaagagaaggaggagtCCATGCTTCTCTGTGTTGAAGATACATGTCTGGCAGATGAGGTACAACTGGAGCAAGTGCCTCTGACACCCACTATTATCGTGTGTG GACAGTCCTGCTATTCCTCAAGAAGATACATGCTGAGTGTTGATCGGCACCTCGTCAGCACAAACATatcctccttcatttctgcactGTGCCTCATGTTCGGGAGCTACTACAATTTCAACATCCATTATCCATCTGAGCTGGCTTCCACTTTAGAGTTTCTTCAGAG GTGTTTCTTCTCCATAAACCCAGAAAAAGGAACCAAAGTAGAGAACAAAAACTCAAAGCGTCGTCTCAGTGTGAACCCTCGAGTCCTCACCCTGATTCAGGATCTCGCCGACCACGAGTGGCGCTAA
- the LOC113013908 gene encoding uncharacterized protein LOC113013908 isoform X3 — MTALRPVQARKLLSAWKQKYQTPENSSLSSVEASSTQSLSLLSLSPQSLSSTSSSSPGCDIQWDDNFEIPWSKLPAEVMHFLERGKRPRPKLRRQMVRIVVTEMMEKCPHVGRKHSIDVARKMVAKYPNSLQDLIEGEIVGAGYLSLVKQLQNRIENVRRTSTPKIRKRKHQTDSDHTDEIPLEERAAMQDTYGCIKWNVEFLPLEETPESQQQKMEKLKVMFQQADTNPEEVKSLMKSTYYTQRLHVNQGKSIKCLREEWPFWFDELGMSVHFKELTGIDLKETFTRNLDLKGKRLLDYLTTVAVSKSKVFLQTYARLQRMRGPQSGCSDDVKEMVLLLLSYFEEKEESMLLCVEDTCLADEVQLEQVPLTPTIIVCGQSCYSSRRYMLSVDRHLVSTNISSFISALCLMFGSYYNFNIHYPSELASTLEFLQRCFFSINPEKGTKVENKNSKRRLSVNPRVLTLIQDLADHEWR; from the exons ATGACAGCATTAAGACCTGTACAAGCAAGAAAGCTTCTTTCTGCTTGGAAACAGAAAT aCCAAACTCCAGAGAACAGCTCGCTATCATCTGTGGAAGCCTCATCAACCCAGTCGCTGTCATTGCTCTCACTTTCACCCCAAAGTCTATCGTCGACCTCTTCCAGCAGCCCAGGATGTGACATACAATGGGATGACAACTTTGAAATTCCATGGAGTAAACTTCCTGCAGAAGTGATGCATTTTCTTGAGAGGGGGAAAAGGCCTCGCCCAAAACTGAGGAGGCAAATGGTCCGGATTGTTGTGACTGAGATGATGGAAAAATGCCCTCATGTAGGTAGAAAACATTCAATTGACGTTGCAAGAAAAATGGTGGCAAAATATCCCAATTCTCTGCAAGATTTAATAGAGGGTGAGATTGTTGGCGCAGGCTACCTTTCACTTGTCAAACAGTTGCAGAACAGAATTGAAAATGTAAGGCGCACTTCAACacccaaaataagaaaaagaaaacatcagacTGACTCAGACCACACAGACGAGATCCCTTTAGAAGAAAGAGCAGCCATGCAGGATACATACGGGTGCATTAAATGGAATGTAGAATTTCTGCCTCTTGAAGAAACTCCAGAGAGCCAACAGCAAAAGATGGAAAAACTCAAGGTGATGTTCCAGCAAGCTGACACCAATCCAGAAGAGGTAAAAAGTCTAATGAAGTCCACTTACTACACACAACGTCTGCATGTCAATCAGGGGAAAAGTATCAAATGCCTTAGGGAGGAGTGGCCGTTTTGGTTTGATGAACTTGGCATGTCTGTCCACTTCAAGGAACTTACTGGGATTGACCTCAAAGAGACATTCACACGTAATTTGGATTTGAAGGGGAAAAGGCTACTGGACTACTTGACCACAGTTGCTGTCAGCAAAAGCAAGGTGTTCCTTCAGACTTATGCAAGGCTTCAGAGGATGCGGGGACCGCAGAGTGGCTGCTCAGATGATGTGAAAGAGATGGTCCTGCTTctgctcagctactttgaagagaaggaggagtCCATGCTTCTCTGTGTTGAAGATACATGTCTGGCAGATGAGGTACAACTGGAGCAAGTGCCTCTGACACCCACTATTATCGTGTGTG GACAGTCCTGCTATTCCTCAAGAAGATACATGCTGAGTGTTGATCGGCACCTCGTCAGCACAAACATatcctccttcatttctgcactGTGCCTCATGTTCGGGAGCTACTACAATTTCAACATCCATTATCCATCTGAGCTGGCTTCCACTTTAGAGTTTCTTCAGAG GTGTTTCTTCTCCATAAACCCAGAAAAAGGAACCAAAGTAGAGAACAAAAACTCAAAGCGTCGTCTCAGTGTGAACCCTCGAGTCCTCACCCTGATTCAGGATCTCGCCGACCACGAGTGGCGCTAA
- the LOC113013908 gene encoding uncharacterized protein LOC113013908 isoform X1 — MWHFFFSASMSDSEQTFLDVAITEVLPELQAVNKNILEEHLQSIGVETSDDLRFVTEADLMTALRPVQARKLLSAWKQKYQTPENSSLSSVEASSTQSLSLLSLSPQSLSSTSSSSPGCDIQWDDNFEIPWSKLPAEVMHFLERGKRPRPKLRRQMVRIVVTEMMEKCPHVGRKHSIDVARKMVAKYPNSLQDLIEGEIVGAGYLSLVKQLQNRIENVRRTSTPKIRKRKHQTDSDHTDEIPLEERAAMQDTYGCIKWNVEFLPLEETPESQQQKMEKLKVMFQQADTNPEEVKSLMKSTYYTQRLHVNQGKSIKCLREEWPFWFDELGMSVHFKELTGIDLKETFTRNLDLKGKRLLDYLTTVAVSKSKVFLQTYARLQRMRGPQSGCSDDVKEMVLLLLSYFEEKEESMLLCVEDTCLADEVQLEQVPLTPTIIVCGQSCYSSRRYMLSVDRHLVSTNISSFISALCLMFGSYYNFNIHYPSELASTLEFLQRCFFSINPEKGTKVENKNSKRRLSVNPRVLTLIQDLADHEWR, encoded by the exons ATGTggcatttcttcttcagtgcaaGTATGAGTGACTCAGAGCAAACCTTCCTAGATGTCGCCATCACGGAAGTCCTACCAGAACTTCAAGCTGTGAACAAAAACATCCTGGAGGAGCACTTGCAGTCCATTGGAGTTGAGACAAGTGATGATCTACGCTTCGTAACGGAGGCAGATTTGATGACAGCATTAAGACCTGTACAAGCAAGAAAGCTTCTTTCTGCTTGGAAACAGAAAT aCCAAACTCCAGAGAACAGCTCGCTATCATCTGTGGAAGCCTCATCAACCCAGTCGCTGTCATTGCTCTCACTTTCACCCCAAAGTCTATCGTCGACCTCTTCCAGCAGCCCAGGATGTGACATACAATGGGATGACAACTTTGAAATTCCATGGAGTAAACTTCCTGCAGAAGTGATGCATTTTCTTGAGAGGGGGAAAAGGCCTCGCCCAAAACTGAGGAGGCAAATGGTCCGGATTGTTGTGACTGAGATGATGGAAAAATGCCCTCATGTAGGTAGAAAACATTCAATTGACGTTGCAAGAAAAATGGTGGCAAAATATCCCAATTCTCTGCAAGATTTAATAGAGGGTGAGATTGTTGGCGCAGGCTACCTTTCACTTGTCAAACAGTTGCAGAACAGAATTGAAAATGTAAGGCGCACTTCAACacccaaaataagaaaaagaaaacatcagacTGACTCAGACCACACAGACGAGATCCCTTTAGAAGAAAGAGCAGCCATGCAGGATACATACGGGTGCATTAAATGGAATGTAGAATTTCTGCCTCTTGAAGAAACTCCAGAGAGCCAACAGCAAAAGATGGAAAAACTCAAGGTGATGTTCCAGCAAGCTGACACCAATCCAGAAGAGGTAAAAAGTCTAATGAAGTCCACTTACTACACACAACGTCTGCATGTCAATCAGGGGAAAAGTATCAAATGCCTTAGGGAGGAGTGGCCGTTTTGGTTTGATGAACTTGGCATGTCTGTCCACTTCAAGGAACTTACTGGGATTGACCTCAAAGAGACATTCACACGTAATTTGGATTTGAAGGGGAAAAGGCTACTGGACTACTTGACCACAGTTGCTGTCAGCAAAAGCAAGGTGTTCCTTCAGACTTATGCAAGGCTTCAGAGGATGCGGGGACCGCAGAGTGGCTGCTCAGATGATGTGAAAGAGATGGTCCTGCTTctgctcagctactttgaagagaaggaggagtCCATGCTTCTCTGTGTTGAAGATACATGTCTGGCAGATGAGGTACAACTGGAGCAAGTGCCTCTGACACCCACTATTATCGTGTGTG GACAGTCCTGCTATTCCTCAAGAAGATACATGCTGAGTGTTGATCGGCACCTCGTCAGCACAAACATatcctccttcatttctgcactGTGCCTCATGTTCGGGAGCTACTACAATTTCAACATCCATTATCCATCTGAGCTGGCTTCCACTTTAGAGTTTCTTCAGAG GTGTTTCTTCTCCATAAACCCAGAAAAAGGAACCAAAGTAGAGAACAAAAACTCAAAGCGTCGTCTCAGTGTGAACCCTCGAGTCCTCACCCTGATTCAGGATCTCGCCGACCACGAGTGGCGCTAA